Proteins encoded by one window of Chondromyces crocatus:
- a CDS encoding citrate synthase family protein, producing MGKVDQSRIDNQPSDYLTGEEAAALLDVKRETLYAYVSRGLLRGTPSGRGRARLYLRDDVERLKVRSDARSGHGPVAAAALRWGEPVLESALTGIGANGPLYRGHEAVGLARAGVSFEAVAELLWTGATDALGAAGAAGATGVKGAAGAADAADAADAADSAGVVEASEMLEATGGSEDSGAKAQPLTWDAPPRPPVQRIAALLHEGAHPFTTLAVAIAALGAGGAASRALAVGGEASGEELSHARAIVGALGALVGLGRGVEAVEAALSERSLARRVLRAFGGPLAEKAAAAIDQALVVSADHELNVSTFAVRVAASGGADLWACVTAGVAALSGARHGGCCDLVEALIDEAGCPERAAQVIEGRRARGQDVPGFGHPFYRAGDPRAVVLVETALSLETAGVARECRSSRLGTLLALVEATRAEGLEPPSLDVGLAAVSAALELPRGAAAGLFAMGRTAGWIAHAFEQRAAGFMLRPRARYTGPSEAPEEHP from the coding sequence GTGGGCAAGGTTGATCAATCTCGAATCGACAATCAACCATCCGACTACCTGACGGGGGAGGAGGCGGCCGCGCTGCTCGATGTGAAGCGCGAGACGCTCTATGCGTACGTGAGCCGGGGGCTGTTGCGCGGGACGCCGTCAGGGCGAGGGCGCGCGCGGCTGTACCTGCGCGATGATGTGGAGCGGCTGAAGGTGCGGAGCGATGCGCGCTCGGGGCACGGGCCGGTGGCAGCAGCGGCGCTGCGGTGGGGGGAGCCGGTGCTGGAGTCGGCGCTCACCGGGATCGGGGCGAACGGGCCGCTGTACCGGGGTCACGAGGCGGTGGGGCTGGCGCGCGCGGGGGTGTCGTTCGAGGCGGTGGCGGAGCTGCTGTGGACCGGGGCGACGGACGCGCTGGGGGCCGCCGGGGCGGCTGGGGCGACGGGCGTGAAGGGGGCAGCCGGGGCGGCTGACGCGGCTGACGCGGCTGACGCGGCTGACTCGGCTGGCGTAGTGGAAGCGTCGGAGATGCTGGAAGCGACGGGGGGCTCGGAGGACTCGGGCGCGAAGGCACAGCCGCTCACGTGGGATGCGCCTCCCAGGCCGCCCGTGCAGCGCATCGCCGCGCTGCTGCACGAGGGGGCTCACCCGTTCACGACGCTGGCGGTGGCCATCGCGGCGCTCGGCGCAGGAGGCGCGGCGTCTCGCGCGCTCGCGGTTGGAGGGGAGGCGTCGGGCGAGGAGCTTTCGCACGCGCGGGCGATCGTGGGGGCGCTGGGAGCGCTGGTGGGGCTGGGCCGCGGGGTGGAGGCGGTGGAGGCGGCGCTGTCGGAGCGGTCGCTCGCGCGGCGGGTGCTGCGCGCCTTCGGGGGGCCGCTCGCGGAGAAGGCGGCGGCTGCGATCGATCAGGCGCTGGTGGTGTCGGCAGATCACGAGCTGAACGTGTCGACGTTCGCGGTGCGTGTCGCAGCCTCGGGGGGCGCCGATCTGTGGGCTTGCGTGACCGCCGGGGTGGCGGCGCTGTCGGGGGCACGCCACGGGGGGTGCTGCGATCTCGTGGAGGCGCTGATCGACGAGGCGGGGTGTCCGGAGCGGGCCGCGCAGGTGATCGAGGGGCGGCGCGCGCGGGGGCAGGATGTGCCGGGGTTCGGGCACCCGTTCTACCGGGCGGGGGATCCCCGGGCGGTGGTGCTCGTCGAGACGGCGCTCTCGCTGGAGACCGCAGGCGTGGCGAGGGAGTGCCGGTCTTCGCGGCTGGGGACGTTGCTCGCCCTGGTGGAGGCGACGCGCGCCGAGGGGCTGGAGCCGCCGTCGCTGGACGTTGGGCTCGCGGCGGTCTCGGCAGCGCTGGAGCTGCCCCGCGGGGCGGCGGCGGGGCTGTTTGCCATGGGGCGCACGGCGGGCTGGATCGCGCACGCCTTCGAGCAGCGGGCCGCGGGGTTCATGCTGCGGCCGCGGGCGCGCTACACGGGGCCGAGCGAGGCGCCCGAGGAGCACCCGTAG
- a CDS encoding methyltransferase domain-containing protein: protein MNDQCTTQDTVAFRRHADATEARNFEWDASTYHRISDPQYGWGMRALSRLRLRGDEVVIDAGCGSGRLTAELLERLPRGRVIAVDRSQNMLDEARHTLARFGDRVSFLAADLQTFVAEEPVDVFFSTTALHWVLDQDHLYRNVFASVRPGGRLHAQIGGDGTLRRLQRDTRTLMHRPEYAPCFEGFTDPWDFAAADISAARIRRAGFVDVETATESVPIVYPSAPPMRLFIERVILRHHLERLPDDSARTAFLDTLTEMIAKDDPPYVLDYICLDLCARRPS, encoded by the coding sequence ATGAACGACCAGTGCACGACCCAGGACACCGTCGCCTTCCGGCGACATGCAGACGCCACCGAGGCCCGCAACTTCGAGTGGGACGCGTCCACCTACCACCGCATCTCCGACCCCCAGTACGGCTGGGGCATGCGCGCCCTGAGCCGCCTCCGGCTCCGCGGAGACGAGGTGGTCATCGACGCGGGCTGCGGCTCCGGGCGGCTGACCGCGGAGCTCCTCGAGCGCCTCCCCCGAGGCCGCGTGATCGCCGTCGACCGCTCGCAGAACATGCTCGACGAAGCGCGCCACACCCTCGCCCGCTTCGGCGACCGCGTCTCCTTCCTCGCCGCCGACCTGCAGACGTTCGTCGCGGAGGAGCCCGTCGACGTCTTCTTCAGCACCACCGCCCTCCACTGGGTGCTCGACCAGGACCACCTCTACCGCAACGTGTTCGCCTCGGTCCGACCCGGCGGCAGGCTGCACGCCCAGATCGGCGGCGACGGCACCCTGCGCAGGCTGCAGCGAGACACGAGGACCCTCATGCACCGCCCGGAGTACGCCCCCTGCTTCGAGGGCTTCACCGACCCCTGGGACTTCGCAGCCGCCGACATCAGCGCCGCCCGCATCCGGCGCGCTGGCTTCGTCGACGTGGAGACCGCCACCGAGAGCGTGCCGATCGTGTACCCCAGTGCCCCGCCGATGCGCCTCTTCATCGAGCGCGTGATCCTGCGGCACCACCTGGAGAGGCTCCCGGACGACAGCGCGAGAACCGCCTTCCTGGACACGCTGACGGAGATGATAGCGAAGGACGATCCGCCGTACGTGCTCGACTACATCTGCCTCGATCTGTGCGCCCGGCGCCCGAGCTGA
- a CDS encoding helix-turn-helix domain-containing protein, translating into MSPSTPRSTYGILNPRAGFEHFRLVRHAPSPALAAWIDWIWCVDWDLPAPFEQEVLPHPCVNLVFESAFTKVHGVGTRRSLQRLEGRGWVLGVKFRPGGFYPFSRVPMRALKDRSLALDTALVSPDRAPTPALLDPPEPLESPAAHLERRVRALRGGEGAVSLVEAFFASLHPADEPGLREIMELALRAQQDHTLTRAEDLAKLAGTSLRSLHRAFDRYVGVGPKWVIRRARVHEAAERVAHGEHVAWAALASELGFHDQAHLIRDFKALVGATPAAYAARCREAAAARAPRPDEPPT; encoded by the coding sequence ATGTCGCCCTCCACCCCCAGGTCCACCTACGGCATCTTGAACCCGAGAGCGGGCTTCGAGCACTTCCGCCTGGTGCGCCACGCCCCCTCGCCCGCGCTCGCCGCGTGGATCGACTGGATCTGGTGCGTCGACTGGGACCTCCCGGCGCCCTTCGAGCAAGAGGTGCTCCCGCACCCGTGCGTCAACCTCGTGTTCGAGTCCGCCTTCACCAAGGTGCACGGCGTCGGCACCCGGCGCTCGCTCCAGCGCCTCGAAGGCCGCGGGTGGGTGCTCGGCGTGAAGTTTCGCCCGGGTGGCTTCTACCCGTTCTCGCGCGTCCCCATGCGTGCGCTGAAGGATCGCAGCCTTGCCCTCGACACCGCCCTCGTCTCCCCGGACCGCGCCCCCACGCCAGCGCTGCTCGACCCGCCCGAGCCCCTGGAGAGTCCCGCCGCGCACCTCGAACGACGGGTGCGTGCCCTGCGCGGCGGCGAAGGCGCCGTGTCGCTCGTCGAAGCGTTCTTCGCGTCGCTCCACCCCGCGGACGAACCCGGCCTGCGCGAGATCATGGAACTCGCCCTGCGCGCCCAGCAAGACCACACCCTCACCCGCGCCGAGGACCTCGCGAAGCTCGCGGGCACATCGCTGCGTTCGCTCCACCGCGCGTTCGACCGTTACGTGGGGGTCGGTCCCAAGTGGGTCATCCGTCGCGCCCGCGTGCACGAAGCGGCCGAGCGCGTGGCCCACGGCGAACATGTGGCCTGGGCGGCGCTGGCCTCCGAGCTCGGGTTCCACGACCAGGCGCACCTCATCCGCGACTTCAAGGCCCTCGTCGGCGCCACGCCTGCGGCCTACGCCGCGCGCTGCCGGGAAGCCGCCGCTGCGCGCGCACCTCGCCCTGACGAACCACCGACCTGA
- a CDS encoding glutathione S-transferase family protein, whose translation MITQLIEGPRKRGELVVFHAPNSRSVGTLTLLDELGASYELRAIDLRADEQREPAYTGVNPLGKVPALLHDGVLVTEQVAVTIYLADRFADAGLAPALDDPERGAYLRWIAFQGSSFEPAMVDKAMKRTPAPRGVATYGEVEQVLSTLLGALERGPYLLGERFTAADVLWGISLGWLVSFGLVPKEPAVVAYVERIKSRPSVARVADLDRTLVARFDAAKETAG comes from the coding sequence ATGATCACCCAGCTCATCGAAGGTCCCCGTAAGCGCGGCGAACTCGTCGTTTTCCATGCACCGAACAGCCGCTCGGTCGGAACGCTCACGCTGCTCGACGAGCTGGGCGCGAGCTACGAGCTGCGCGCGATCGACCTGCGCGCCGACGAGCAGCGCGAGCCGGCATACACGGGTGTGAATCCGCTCGGGAAGGTGCCCGCGCTGCTCCACGACGGGGTGCTGGTGACGGAGCAGGTGGCCGTCACGATCTACCTGGCAGACCGCTTCGCCGACGCCGGGCTCGCGCCGGCGCTCGATGATCCGGAGCGAGGGGCTTACCTGCGGTGGATCGCGTTCCAGGGTTCGAGCTTCGAGCCGGCGATGGTGGACAAGGCGATGAAGCGGACGCCTGCACCGCGCGGGGTGGCCACCTACGGCGAGGTCGAGCAGGTGCTGTCGACGCTGCTCGGAGCGCTGGAGCGTGGGCCTTACTTGCTGGGGGAGCGTTTTACCGCGGCTGACGTGCTCTGGGGCATATCGCTCGGGTGGCTGGTCTCCTTCGGGCTGGTGCCGAAGGAGCCGGCGGTCGTCGCGTACGTGGAGCGCATCAAGAGCCGCCCGAGCGTGGCGCGCGTCGCCGATCTCGATCGGACGCTGGTGGCGCGCTTCGACGCGGCGAAGGAGACTGCCGGGTAG
- a CDS encoding methylated-DNA--[protein]-cysteine S-methyltransferase produces MGARGRKEWVVSTALGPLRLRWSEQGLTGIRLLEEDEQTAGAMAATGATSTTSRPRDAHDEEVPDFVREAAARLAQHVAGEPQDLTGIPLDMRGLPDFHVQIYEAARRVGPGQTTTYGELAKQVGAPGSARAVGQAMAKNPFIVVMPCHRVLAAGQQPGGFSAPGGLVTKERLLRLEGAHMGPQQLTLLR; encoded by the coding sequence ATGGGCGCGCGAGGGCGGAAGGAGTGGGTCGTTTCCACGGCGCTGGGGCCGCTCAGGCTGCGGTGGAGCGAGCAGGGACTCACCGGCATCCGACTGCTGGAAGAAGACGAGCAGACCGCGGGCGCGATGGCTGCGACGGGCGCGACGAGCACCACTTCGAGGCCGCGCGACGCACACGACGAGGAGGTGCCCGACTTCGTGCGGGAGGCGGCAGCGCGGCTCGCGCAGCACGTCGCAGGGGAGCCGCAGGATCTCACGGGCATTCCGCTCGACATGCGCGGGCTGCCCGATTTCCATGTGCAGATCTACGAGGCGGCGCGGCGGGTCGGGCCAGGGCAAACGACCACGTACGGGGAGCTGGCGAAGCAGGTCGGCGCGCCTGGTTCGGCGCGGGCCGTGGGGCAGGCGATGGCGAAGAACCCGTTCATCGTGGTGATGCCATGTCACCGGGTGCTGGCCGCGGGGCAGCAGCCGGGTGGCTTCTCTGCGCCCGGGGGGCTCGTGACGAAGGAGCGGCTCCTCCGGCTGGAAGGGGCGCACATGGGGCCTCAGCAGCTCACGTTGCTGAGGTGA
- a CDS encoding nuclear transport factor 2 family protein — translation MPSTTAVRDTIERFHDAVNQRRADVIATLFAEKGVWEVAPPYGLRFAGRSAIEAGITGTLDATEVLVQSCGPIVVEFVDATHATARTSMQEFGRLRDGTSMHVAGTYHDALERQDDGAWRFVHRRFVAHYADDLPVPGRALFPSALAPASSP, via the coding sequence ATGCCCAGCACAACGGCAGTACGAGACACCATCGAGCGGTTCCACGATGCGGTGAACCAGCGGAGAGCCGACGTGATCGCGACGCTGTTCGCCGAGAAGGGGGTGTGGGAAGTCGCGCCGCCCTATGGCCTCCGGTTCGCAGGGAGGAGCGCGATCGAGGCGGGGATCACGGGTACGCTCGACGCGACCGAGGTGCTGGTGCAGTCGTGCGGGCCGATCGTCGTCGAGTTCGTCGACGCCACCCACGCAACGGCGCGCACGTCGATGCAGGAGTTTGGTCGGCTCCGGGATGGGACGTCGATGCACGTGGCTGGGACGTACCACGATGCGCTGGAACGCCAGGACGATGGGGCGTGGCGGTTCGTTCATCGGCGGTTCGTGGCGCACTACGCGGATGATCTGCCGGTGCCTGGGAGGGCGCTGTTCCCCTCCGCGCTGGCGCCCGCGTCGTCGCCGTGA
- a CDS encoding SMI1/KNR4 family protein, with amino-acid sequence MLHYRPRFEALIEDLRRHPCIQVLDAAIPPGLSEERIEALEREAGGKLPAAAHTFFREMNGVTVFWRAPRELPGELWMAYIDQEPQSDYFHPEQTHGILIPPLEEIVAFTQWPREFVVLGDEPARFAGDELAHADLARRIFPFDFHLRRSNEDAAMALVLFDDPERARVVKLISSGCLEPKAATTDFASYLELLVATRGEQRERERFEAWSSEPLTFDAAQLAERGRQYFRVP; translated from the coding sequence TTGCTGCACTACCGACCGCGTTTCGAGGCCTTGATCGAGGACCTGCGACGTCACCCTTGCATCCAGGTCCTTGACGCTGCGATTCCGCCTGGGCTCTCCGAGGAGCGGATCGAGGCGCTCGAACGCGAGGCAGGGGGGAAGCTGCCCGCCGCGGCGCACACGTTCTTCCGCGAGATGAACGGCGTCACCGTCTTCTGGCGCGCGCCGCGTGAGCTGCCCGGCGAGCTGTGGATGGCGTACATCGACCAGGAGCCGCAGAGCGACTACTTCCACCCCGAGCAGACGCACGGGATCCTCATCCCGCCGCTGGAGGAGATCGTCGCGTTCACCCAGTGGCCGCGCGAGTTCGTCGTCCTCGGGGACGAGCCGGCGCGCTTCGCGGGGGACGAACTCGCGCATGCCGATCTCGCGCGGCGCATCTTCCCGTTCGACTTTCACCTGCGGCGCAGCAACGAGGATGCGGCGATGGCGCTGGTGCTCTTCGACGATCCGGAGCGGGCGCGGGTGGTGAAGCTGATCAGCTCGGGTTGCCTCGAACCGAAGGCGGCGACGACGGACTTCGCGTCGTACCTGGAGTTGCTCGTGGCCACGCGCGGGGAGCAACGAGAGCGTGAGCGCTTCGAGGCCTGGTCGAGTGAGCCGCTCACCTTCGATGCAGCGCAGCTCGCCGAGAGGGGGCGTCAGTACTTCCGGGTGCCTTGA
- a CDS encoding citrate synthase, with protein MNHTNRTELNGAISPSGADVAPKPGPGQPRAGGLDGIVVADTALSEVDGERGHLLLAGHDLETLSAGGDVTFEDLCALLWQGALPRPEGRETLRAALAAGRVEAFARLDHLGDALRAVDAMDALRAAVAHLAGDAAPAAIAGAAATFAAAWARLRAGEAPVAPDPSLRQAEDFLRMVRGAPASDAEARALDTYLVTVSDHGMNASTFTARVVTSTGSDRVSAVVAAIGALKGPLHGGAPGPVLDMLDAVGSAEHADAWIAAELSAGRRIMGMGHRIYRVRDPRAAVLERAIERLSREAHGGAAVRLDLSRAVEKAAERALEVKHPDRPLRANVEFYTAVLLEAVGLPRELFSPTFAVGRIAGWCAHVDEQRRTGRLIRPNSRYVGARPATS; from the coding sequence ATGAACCACACGAACAGGACCGAACTCAACGGCGCCATCAGCCCCAGCGGAGCGGACGTCGCCCCGAAGCCGGGCCCCGGGCAGCCTCGCGCAGGCGGCCTCGATGGCATCGTCGTCGCCGACACCGCCCTGTCCGAGGTCGACGGCGAGCGCGGCCACCTCCTCCTCGCGGGCCACGACCTCGAAACCCTCTCGGCCGGCGGCGACGTCACCTTCGAAGACCTCTGCGCCCTCCTCTGGCAAGGCGCCCTCCCGCGCCCCGAGGGCCGGGAGACCCTGCGCGCTGCCCTCGCTGCTGGCCGCGTCGAGGCCTTCGCTCGCCTCGACCACCTCGGCGACGCCCTCCGTGCGGTCGACGCCATGGACGCCCTCCGCGCCGCCGTCGCCCACCTCGCCGGCGACGCCGCTCCCGCCGCGATCGCAGGCGCCGCCGCCACCTTCGCCGCCGCCTGGGCCCGCCTCCGTGCCGGCGAAGCCCCCGTCGCCCCCGACCCCAGCCTGCGCCAGGCCGAGGATTTCCTCCGCATGGTTCGCGGAGCCCCCGCGAGCGATGCCGAGGCCCGCGCCCTCGACACCTACCTCGTCACCGTCTCCGACCACGGCATGAACGCCTCCACCTTCACCGCCCGCGTGGTCACCTCCACCGGCTCCGATCGCGTCTCCGCCGTCGTCGCCGCCATCGGCGCGCTCAAGGGACCCTTGCACGGCGGCGCCCCTGGCCCCGTGCTCGACATGCTCGACGCCGTGGGCTCCGCCGAACACGCCGACGCCTGGATCGCCGCCGAACTCTCCGCCGGCCGCCGCATCATGGGCATGGGCCACCGCATCTACCGCGTCCGCGACCCCCGCGCGGCCGTCCTGGAGCGCGCCATCGAGCGCCTCTCCCGCGAAGCCCACGGCGGCGCCGCGGTCCGCCTCGACCTCTCGCGCGCCGTGGAGAAGGCCGCCGAGCGCGCCCTCGAAGTGAAGCACCCCGACCGCCCCCTCCGCGCCAACGTCGAGTTCTACACCGCCGTCCTCCTCGAAGCCGTGGGCCTCCCCCGCGAGCTCTTCTCCCCCACGTTCGCCGTCGGCCGCATCGCGGGCTGGTGTGCTCACGTCGACGAGCAGCGCCGCACCGGCCGCCTCATCCGCCCGAACTCCCGCTACGTCGGCGCTCGCCCTGCGACCTCCTGA
- a CDS encoding Uma2 family endonuclease, translated as MGDPAEQRPAPATYADLEAVPAHLVAEILAGVLHTFPRPGPRHASVASRLGIDLGGPFDRGRGGPGGWWILFEPELHLGGDVLVPDLAGWRVERMPDLPDAAFFVLPPDWICEVLSPSTAAHDRYGKLPVYAREGVTWVWLVDPVERALEVHHLGSRGRWEVEMVVRGDVSVRAAPFDAIELDLAALWPRSRG; from the coding sequence ATGGGAGACCCCGCGGAGCAGCGGCCCGCGCCGGCCACGTACGCCGATCTCGAGGCGGTACCAGCGCACCTGGTTGCTGAGATCCTGGCTGGCGTGCTCCACACCTTCCCTCGGCCCGGACCTCGGCACGCCAGCGTCGCATCGCGTCTCGGCATCGATCTAGGTGGCCCATTCGACCGGGGGCGCGGAGGACCAGGCGGCTGGTGGATCCTCTTTGAGCCCGAGCTGCATCTCGGCGGTGACGTGCTCGTCCCCGATCTTGCCGGCTGGCGCGTGGAACGCATGCCGGACCTCCCGGATGCGGCCTTCTTCGTCTTGCCGCCGGACTGGATCTGCGAGGTCCTGTCCCCGTCGACCGCCGCTCACGACAGGTACGGCAAGCTCCCCGTCTACGCGCGAGAGGGGGTCACGTGGGTCTGGCTCGTCGACCCCGTCGAGCGGGCCCTCGAGGTCCACCACCTCGGCTCACGAGGACGCTGGGAAGTCGAGATGGTTGTTCGCGGTGACGTCAGCGTCCGAGCGGCGCCCTTCGACGCCATCGAGCTGGACCTCGCAGCCCTGTGGCCACGAAGCCGCGGATAG
- a CDS encoding LysR family transcriptional regulator, with product MRLDLRHLHLLVAIDDLGSLHAAARRLHLSASALSLQLRDLEDRLGGQLFERRWRRLHVTPAGRRLTHTARAVLADLARAEAETRLLLAGHTGTLRITTACMQTYHWLPPVLESWSRAHPDTQVSIVGEAGVAPLDALRDGAIDLALVVGDAGDAPSDDRVQFTPLFRDELVALVSPRHPLARRRQVRARDLAAEAYWGAPDSFAPGTPLGDTLAADGVSFTRVTPLAYASGAPLEMVRANLGVTVCPRWFAEPDLARREVVALRIGGGLWLDWSAATARAGGSPHTASFIAEMKRHRPTPSAAG from the coding sequence ATGCGCCTCGACCTCAGGCATCTCCACTTGCTCGTGGCCATCGACGACCTGGGGTCCCTCCACGCTGCGGCCAGGCGACTGCATCTGTCCGCCTCCGCCCTCAGCCTCCAGCTCCGCGACCTCGAAGACCGACTCGGCGGCCAGCTCTTCGAGCGCCGCTGGCGCCGCCTCCACGTCACACCCGCAGGCCGACGCCTCACGCACACCGCCCGCGCCGTCCTCGCCGACCTCGCGCGCGCCGAGGCCGAGACACGGCTCCTCCTCGCCGGCCACACCGGCACCCTGCGCATCACCACCGCGTGCATGCAGACCTACCACTGGCTCCCGCCCGTCCTCGAAAGCTGGTCCCGAGCGCACCCCGACACCCAGGTCTCGATCGTCGGTGAAGCCGGCGTCGCCCCCCTCGACGCCCTCCGCGATGGCGCCATCGATCTCGCCCTCGTCGTCGGCGACGCCGGCGACGCCCCCTCGGACGACCGGGTGCAGTTCACCCCCCTCTTCCGCGACGAGCTGGTCGCTCTCGTCAGCCCGCGCCATCCCCTCGCGCGCCGTCGTCAGGTCCGCGCGCGCGATCTCGCCGCCGAAGCGTACTGGGGCGCGCCCGACAGCTTCGCGCCCGGCACCCCCCTCGGCGACACCCTGGCCGCCGACGGCGTCTCGTTCACGCGGGTCACGCCACTCGCCTACGCCTCCGGAGCGCCCCTGGAGATGGTGCGCGCCAACCTGGGCGTGACCGTCTGCCCCCGCTGGTTCGCCGAGCCCGACCTGGCCCGACGCGAGGTCGTCGCCCTGCGAATCGGAGGCGGCCTGTGGCTCGACTGGTCCGCCGCGACCGCGCGCGCGGGCGGCTCGCCGCACACCGCCTCGTTCATCGCCGAGATGAAGCGGCACCGCCCGACGCCCTCCGCGGCAGGTTGA
- a CDS encoding class I SAM-dependent methyltransferase — MSEHPTNGSRTAGQPSTPTHEGPIEWDATAYHRISDPQFRWGMRVLDRLTLRGDEVVMDAGCGSGRLTAKLLERLPRGRVIAVDRSLNMLDEARQTLAPFGDRVTFRAANLQEEPSEEPVDVVFSTATFHWIRDHQRLFHNVFASLRPAGRLHAQCGGAGNLDRMHGRAEALMRHPDYARYFEGWTDPWEFASPQTSTTRLQTAGFEAIETDLEQEPTPFPDAPAMRIFVERVVLRHHLAKLPDDATRNAYLDTLMAQAGEDEPPYVLDYVRLNLKARRPA; from the coding sequence ATGAGCGAACACCCCACGAACGGGAGCCGTACCGCCGGACAGCCCTCGACGCCCACCCACGAGGGGCCCATCGAGTGGGACGCGACCGCTTACCACCGCATCTCCGACCCCCAGTTCCGGTGGGGCATGCGCGTCCTCGATCGCTTGACCCTGCGCGGGGACGAGGTGGTGATGGACGCCGGCTGCGGCTCCGGGCGCCTGACCGCGAAGCTCCTCGAACGCCTCCCTCGCGGCCGGGTGATCGCCGTCGACCGCTCCCTCAACATGCTCGACGAGGCGCGCCAGACCCTCGCCCCCTTCGGCGATCGCGTCACCTTCCGCGCGGCCAACCTGCAAGAAGAGCCCTCCGAGGAGCCCGTCGACGTCGTCTTCAGCACCGCCACCTTCCACTGGATCCGCGACCACCAGCGCCTCTTCCACAACGTGTTCGCCTCGCTCCGACCTGCTGGCCGGCTGCACGCCCAGTGCGGCGGCGCTGGCAACCTCGACCGCATGCACGGCCGCGCCGAAGCGCTGATGCGCCACCCCGACTACGCGCGCTACTTCGAGGGCTGGACCGACCCGTGGGAGTTCGCCTCCCCCCAGACCAGCACCACCCGCCTGCAGACCGCCGGCTTCGAGGCCATCGAGACCGACCTCGAACAGGAGCCCACCCCGTTCCCCGACGCGCCTGCCATGCGCATCTTCGTCGAGCGCGTCGTCCTCCGGCACCACCTCGCGAAGCTCCCGGACGACGCCACGCGAAACGCCTACCTGGACACCTTGATGGCGCAAGCGGGTGAGGACGAGCCCCCTTACGTGCTCGACTACGTCCGCCTCAACCTGAAGGCCCGCCGCCCGGCGTGA
- a CDS encoding STAS domain-containing protein yields MDDPHKETSAHAGADENVEALQRRVAELEGALAERDRALAGLRLELDGLRAMEREQQLLIAILDQCSDFIGLATPDGHVKYLNDAGQKMMGIDGDEAAQRTIVPDYFHPEDLPFVEANILSELRKGGRWAGDYRFRNMKTGALFPVRYTVFSINDSETGEPIALASVTQDLTEQKRAQAEQTRLTEELIRAQAMALELLSTPLIPISDDVVVMPLIGTVDSRRAQQVMENLMQGVVSLRCHTVILDITGVSTVDSAVADALLRAAKGVSLLGARTVLTGISPQVAQTLVGLGIDLHGIITHGTLQSGIAWATAEKSRRAR; encoded by the coding sequence ATGGACGATCCGCACAAGGAGACGTCTGCGCATGCTGGCGCCGACGAGAACGTGGAGGCCCTCCAGCGCCGCGTGGCGGAGCTCGAAGGAGCGCTCGCCGAACGTGACCGCGCGCTCGCCGGACTGCGCCTCGAACTCGACGGCCTCCGCGCCATGGAGCGAGAGCAACAGCTTCTCATCGCCATCCTCGACCAGTGCTCCGACTTCATCGGCCTCGCCACACCCGACGGGCACGTGAAGTACCTCAACGATGCCGGCCAGAAGATGATGGGCATCGACGGTGACGAGGCCGCCCAGCGCACCATCGTCCCTGACTACTTCCACCCGGAGGATCTTCCCTTCGTCGAGGCGAACATCCTGTCCGAGCTGAGGAAGGGTGGCCGCTGGGCCGGCGACTACCGCTTCCGCAACATGAAGACCGGCGCGCTCTTCCCCGTCCGCTACACCGTGTTCTCCATCAACGACAGCGAGACCGGCGAGCCCATCGCCCTCGCCTCGGTGACCCAGGACCTGACCGAGCAGAAGCGCGCCCAGGCCGAGCAGACCCGGCTCACCGAAGAGCTGATCCGCGCCCAAGCGATGGCCCTGGAGCTGCTCTCCACCCCGCTCATCCCCATCAGCGACGACGTCGTCGTCATGCCTCTCATCGGCACCGTCGACAGCCGCCGCGCCCAGCAGGTCATGGAGAACCTGATGCAAGGCGTCGTCTCGCTCCGCTGTCACACCGTGATCCTCGACATCACCGGCGTCTCCACCGTCGACTCCGCCGTCGCCGACGCCCTCCTCCGCGCCGCCAAGGGCGTCAGCCTCCTCGGCGCGCGCACCGTGCTCACCGGCATCAGCCCCCAGGTCGCCCAGACCCTCGTCGGTCTCGGCATCGACCTCCACGGCATCATCACCCACGGCACCCTCCAGAGCGGCATCGCCTGGGCCACCGCCGAGAAATCCCGCCGCGCCCGCTGA